The stretch of DNA ATCTCGCCGCGGTAATACAGCTCGTAACGAAACTTCCCCGCCTCGTTCATCAGCAGGCAATCTTTCCAGCGAATATCGTATCGGCGCAACGCCGCCAACTGTTCATCGGTGAAAATGTATTGATTCTGGGCCTTATTTAGCGCGAGTCGATTCATCTCTTGAACCAATGGTTCGGGAAGTGACACGAGATTGCCTTCCATGCAGCCAATGACGCAAATCGTCGGATCGATTGCTCTCACCGCTTGTCTGAACTTGCGCATCATCGCTTTGTATTCTTCCCGCGACGTCGGCTTGCCCGTGAGGAAGTTGTGATTGTCGTAATCGAGCCACGGCATCGCGGCAATCACCTTAAGCTTTTTTCGTTCCAAAGCCGCCCGCAGTCGTTGTGGCTCAGCGATCAAGTCGCTAATTCGGGTCACTTCGATGAAATCGAAAGATCCGAGAATGGCCGAGTTGACATCCCAGTCACGGCGGACTTGGTTGACGAAGTCCCAATAGTCGGCTTTGGCAGGCAACGGATAAATCGTCCAACGAAAGGTGTGACTCGCGCCTGGGCGCAGGGCAAAGCGATTGGCCGACATGCGAGCGAAGTTGCCTTGGGCCGCCAGTTCGAGCTGGAGTCGATAGACGTCATCCTCGGCCAGCCAGCCCAAGCGACTGGTCGGCTGTGTGCAAAAAAGGCTCGGGTTCTCCGCCGTCAGATGGTGCCCCGTAGCCTGTGGCGCACCCCCTAAGTACTGCCGATCGATCATCTGCGGTGTGGTCAACTCGTTGCGATAGAGAATGCCGATGTCTTCCTTGGCGGTGTTGGTCAGGGTGTCCTCAACAATCACACGATGTCCCTGCGGCCGAACGGTTCGCGATAGACGATAGTGGTCGAAAGGCACGTCGACGGACATCGCATCGCCTCTGTTGACGACATCAACAGCCCGGGCGTTCTTGTCGGCAGCAAGGCGGTTCCAACCGATCGCATCGCCGGGAAACGACATGGCGGATTCAATCACGTAACGATCTTGGGTAACATTAACTTGAATGGCTCCGCTGCTGCCGAGTCGAACATTGTAGTGCGGGCCGTCGAGCTGAGCGCCACCTGTCACGGTCTTCGCTTCGACGGTTGTCGCCTTGGCAACTGGTGCGTAGCGCTGGGCGACTTCATCGGCGCTGAGCGCCCGGTTGTAGATGCGGACCTGCGCGACAGCGCCGTGGAAGAATCCACTACGATCGGGCATGGAGCCGATGAACAGATTTTCCGTTGGGTTGATCGCAGCCTTGAGCGCTTTGCAGCCGGCAAGTTTCGCGTTGAGGTACAGGCTGATTTCACTGCCATCGAACACGCCGACGATGTGCTGCCAAATGTCGGTTGCAATGCCCACTTTTACATTGTTTGTCCCATCGTTGAGATACCAGCGACAATGACCGTCCTTGTAGTAAGTCAGCGCAAACGCGCGCAGTCCCTTGCCAGCAATGCCAACCTCCCCACTTGGGATTGAGCTAGGTCGAACCCAGCACTCAACGGTCACCTGCTTCCGCAGATCCAGGCTCTCGCCGGCGCCGCAGTCCACGTAATCGTCCTGGCCATCGAATTGCAGGCCCTGAAACGCCATATCCTGAATCGGCCTCGCGCCATGCACGATACCATTATTGCCTTGCCCAGACGTGTCGGCCGTTTGATTGTCCGTCACGCGGTCGAACCGGTACTCGGCGACGACGCCTTCGGATGCAGCTTGGAGTGATTGAGCCAAGCAGACCAAAATGCTCGAATGCAATGCGACCGGCAGAAAGACGCTTTTCATTCCAACGATCTCTCATGTGTGATCGGGGCGAAAATTGTGTTTTGCCTCAACGACCTGAGCGTAATTCCAGCCTTGCTGTTGACACACGGCGCGGACATGTTTGTCCCATGTCGGTTCGTCGGCTGCGCGACTCGCGCAAAAGCAGTCGACGGCAAGATAACGCAGCGTCGCTTTACCTGTTGCCTTGATGGAATGTAACGTGGACGGGGGTATTCGAATAATTT from Pirellulales bacterium encodes:
- a CDS encoding LamG domain-containing protein, whose protein sequence is MKSVFLPVALHSSILVCLAQSLQAASEGVVAEYRFDRVTDNQTADTSGQGNNGIVHGARPIQDMAFQGLQFDGQDDYVDCGAGESLDLRKQVTVECWVRPSSIPSGEVGIAGKGLRAFALTYYKDGHCRWYLNDGTNNVKVGIATDIWQHIVGVFDGSEISLYLNAKLAGCKALKAAINPTENLFIGSMPDRSGFFHGAVAQVRIYNRALSADEVAQRYAPVAKATTVEAKTVTGGAQLDGPHYNVRLGSSGAIQVNVTQDRYVIESAMSFPGDAIGWNRLAADKNARAVDVVNRGDAMSVDVPFDHYRLSRTVRPQGHRVIVEDTLTNTAKEDIGILYRNELTTPQMIDRQYLGGAPQATGHHLTAENPSLFCTQPTSRLGWLAEDDVYRLQLELAAQGNFARMSANRFALRPGASHTFRWTIYPLPAKADYWDFVNQVRRDWDVNSAILGSFDFIEVTRISDLIAEPQRLRAALERKKLKVIAAMPWLDYDNHNFLTGKPTSREEYKAMMRKFRQAVRAIDPTICVIGCMEGNLVSLPEPLVQEMNRLALNKAQNQYIFTDEQLAALRRYDIRWKDCLLMNEAGKFRYELYYRGEIPYASIAVFAAPGNDQHRYWLEQARYMIEEVGLDGIYIDQFNMAFDNAQRYSHHAWDGTTVDIDRATGRITRQYTDAALVGIDARRSLADYVVGRERFMLANTFPATQRMQSVRIHRFNESEWFFNPAAMGDDEEPPASYYPTQGHFSTPIGLGFRPERLDAQDQYARTVMKGAIAYLRNGMLYFYYGTQIPESGPGAGEYGPLNRMFPFTPVELHSGWLVGKERTISCVSGTIPFLGPDRPSVHVFDLRGAPVELRATINREGRHWRVDLKIRDWAEIAVIE